From a single Coregonus clupeaformis isolate EN_2021a unplaced genomic scaffold, ASM2061545v1 scaf0005, whole genome shotgun sequence genomic region:
- the LOC121577810 gene encoding lysine-specific demethylase 5B-B-like isoform X2: MTQSRPNEFIAPPECPVFEPTWEEFADPFAYINKIRPIAEKTGICKVRPPKEWQPPFACDVDRLHFTPRIQRLNELEAQTRVKLNFLDQIAKFWELQGCTLKIPHVERKNLDLYQLNKLVNDDRGFDAVCRERRWSKIALKMGFAPGKAIGSHLRSHYERILYPYNLFQTGANLLKPTLTNDTKDMDYIPHDLPQRQSVQPLETCSIARRAKRMRAEGGCMKFETEDDCENRPNLRRRMGSYVAKPEPQPVEVKLEPTEHEEPITSDKESVLAKKNDPAVDQYMCLVCGSGSEEDRLLLCDGCDDSYHTFCLIPPLHDVPKGDWRCPKCLAQECGKPQVAFGFEQAGRDYSLRTFGDMADSFKSDYFNMPVHMVPTELVEKEFWRLVSTIEEDVTVEYGADIASKEFGSGFPIRGGRFQVSPEDENYLSSGWNLNNMPVIDSSVLTHVTADICGMKLPWLYVGMCFSSFCWHIEDHWSYSINYLHWGEPKTWYGAPGYAAEKLEGVMRKLAPELFESQPDLLHQLVTIMNPNTLMNHGVPIYRTNQCAGEFVITFPRAYHSGFNQGFNFAEAVNFCTMDWMPMGRMCVDHYRQLNRYCVFSHDEMVCKMTSKADTMDVALASAVQRDMTVMLQEEDKLRDKVRKMGVQQSQQVEYDLLPDEERQCSKCRTTCYLSALTCPCNPGQLVCLHHAQDLCSCPPNNLTLNYRFTMAELYPMMEAVTLRAESYTGWVSHVSNILEAKQDRKSSLEVLRSLVEEAEVKQFPKSDLLRQLCTVSLDAEKCAVVAQQLLNGKRQTRYRSGGGKSQSQNLLTVEELRLFVRQLHNLPCSIRQAPLLMDLLTRVDDFQQRSERLLCDGAPSPAELQTLLDVSLGLDVELPQLVPLRERLEQARWLEVVQGASSQPHSLCLDTMRRLIDQGVGLAPHALVEKAMARLQELLTMSEHWEERALGLMEARPCHCVETLEATLQEVDSIPAYLPNCLLLKDTVDQAKDWLQEADTLQLGGRIPVLDTLTDLVSRAKAIPVWLDPLARLEALVSDVQAWKESAAKTFLMKNSPYSLLEVLCPQCEGGTGSQKSKSKRAKDAAQCSKRNETLLDCLSDVERALLESKDSASAMATLAEVRQKEMESLLALRASNESKLLPAGDCGALRVCVCHKAPLGAMLQCELCSDTFHRSCVSGSNQDPRPNQAWLCPHCRRSEKPPLDRVLPLLASLQRIRVRLPEGDALRFLIERTVRWQHRVQQASAEGVLGEGVAVMTSHQRWGSSSPTWVPSQETYSASFYTDHQCIPLQGLSPELEELMVEGFLLQVTLPETQQLYMSLLSRLASHNHTDSPSPQHSTEQDQHKHNSQGGSPPHNQNGVACLKKEAMNGKRTKRHMEKEGSERKDKAKKPRKKKPKMERSQGAKGTCSPTTTHSDLSLSDSDEDFTLCAAPWCREPEGKQVNWVQCDGSCQQWFHQICVGVSAKQAEKEDYICISCTQPDHTRE; encoded by the exons GCTCAAACCAGAGTCAAGCTCAACTTCCTGGATCAAATCGCAAAGTTCTGGGAGCTACAAGGGTGCACCCTGAAAATCCCTCATGTGGAAAGAAAGAATCTGGACCTGTACCAACTCAACAAG TTGGTGAACGATGACCGGGGTTTTGACGCGGTTTGCAGAGAGAGACGCTGGTCTAAGATAGCCCTAAAGATGGGCTTTGCTCCAGGCAAGGCCATAGGCTCTCATCTGCGCTCTCACTATGAGAGGATCCTCTACCCCTACAACCTGTTCCAGACTGGAGCCAACCTTCTG AAGCCTACTCTGACTAATGACACCAAGGACATGGACTACATCCCCCATGACCTGCCCCAGCGCCAGTCTGTCCAGCCCCTGGAGACCTGCAGCATTGCTCGCAGAGCCAAGCGCATGAGAGCTGAG ggAGGCTGTATGAAGTTTGAGACCGAAGATGACTGTGAGAACCGTCCCAACCTGAGGAGGAGGATGGGTTCCTacgtggccaagccagagccacAGCCTG TGGAAGTGAAACTGGAACCCACTGAGCACGAGGAGCCAATAACAAGTGACAAAGAAAGTGTGCTTGCTAAGAAAAACGACCCTGCA GTGGATCAGTACATGTGTCTGGTGTGTGGCAGCGGGAGTGAAGAGGACCGCCTGCTGCTGTGTGATGGCTGTGACGACAGCTACCACACCTTCTGTCTGATCCCGCCCCTCCACGATGTCCCCAAAGGAGACTGGAGATGTCCCAAGTGCCTGGCTCAG GAGTGTGGCAAACCCCAGGTAGCCTTTGGCTTCGAGCAGGCTGGCAGGGACTACTCCCTACGCACTTTTGGGGACATGGCCGACTCCTTCAAGTCAGACTATTTCAACATGCCGGTTCAT ATGGTTCCCACAGAGCTGGTGGAAAAGGAGTTCTGGCGGCTGGTTAGCACCATCGAGGAGGACGTCACTGTGGAGTATGGAGCAGACATCGCCTCCAAGGAGTTTGGGAGCGGCTTCCCCATCAGGGGCGGACGATTCCAAGTCTCCCCTGAGGATGAG AATTACCTGAGCAGCGGCTGGAACCTGAACAACATGCCCGTGATAGACTCCTCGGTGCTGACTCACGTTACGGCCGACATCTGTGGGATGAAGTTACCATGGCTCTACGTGGGCATGTGCTTCTCCTCCTTCTGCTGGCACATTGAGGACCACTGGAGCTACTCCATCAACTACCTGCACTG GGGAGAGCCCAAGACGTGGTACGGCGCTCCGGGGTACGCTGCGGAGAAGCTGGAGGGGGTGATGAGGAAACTGGCCCCCGAGCTGTTTGAGTCTCAACCTGACCTCCTGCACCAGCTGGTCACCATCATGAACCCCAACACACTGATGAACCATGGTGTCCCC ATCTATCGCACCAATCAGTGTGCTGGTGAGTTTGTCATCACCTTCCCTAGAGCCTACCACAGCGGATTTAACCAGGGCTTCAACTTCGCTGAGGCTGTCAACTTCTGCACCATGGACTGG ATGCCCATGGGCCGCATGTGTGTGGACCACTACAGACAGCTGAATAGGTACTGTGTCTTCTCCCATGACGAGATGGTCTGCAAGATGACGTCCAAGGCGGACACCATGGACGTGGCCCTGGCCTCGGCCGTGCAGAGGGACATGACCGTTATGCTCCAGGAGGAGGACAAGCTGAGGGACAAAGTCCGCAAGATG GGCGTGCAGCAGTCCCAGCAGGTGGAGTACGACCTGCTGCCAGACGAGGAACGCCAGTGTTCCAAGTGCAGGACCACCTGCTACCTGTCTGCCCTCACCTGTCCCTGTAACCCCGGCCAGCTGGTGTGTCTGCACCATGCCCAAGACCTCTGCTCCTGCCCCCCCAACAACCTCACACTCAA CTACAGGTTTACCATGGCTGAGCTCTACCCCATGATGGAAGCAGTCACTCTGCGTGCCGAGTCCTACACAGGCTGGGTCTCCCATGTCAGTAACATACTGGAGGCCAAACAAGACAGGAAAAGCA GCTTGGAGGTACTGCGCTCCCTGGTGGAGGAGGCGGAGGTGAAGCAGTTCCCTAAGAGTGACCTCCTGCGGCAGCTCTGCACTGTTTCCCTGGATGCTGAGAAGTGTGCCGTGGTGGCCCAGCAGCTGCTCAATGGGAAAAGGCAGACCAG GTATCGTTCAGGTGGAGGGAAGTCCCAGAGCCAGAACCTGCTGACGGTGGAGGAGCTCAGGTTGTTTGTCAGGCAGCTGCACAACCTGCCCTGCAGCATCCGCCAGGCCCCCTTACTCATG GACCTGCTTACCCGCGTGGATGACTTCCAGCAGCGCAGCGAGCGGCTCCTCTGTGACGGGGCCCCCAGCCCAGCGGAGCTGCAGACCCTGCTGGACGTGAGCCTCGGTCTGGATGTGGAGCTGCCCCAGCTGGTCCCGCTCAGGGAGAGGCTGGAGCAGGCGCGCTGGCTGGAGGTGGTTCAGGGGGCCAGCAGCCAGCCCCACAGCCTCTGTCTGGACACCATGCGGAGGCTGATAGACCAGGGGGTGGGTCTGGCCCCGCACGCCTTGGTAGAGAAAGCCATGGCGCGCCTGCAGGAGCTGCTCACCATGTCTGAGCACTGGGAGGAGCGGGCGCTCGGCCTCATGGAGGCCAG GCCCTGTCACTGTGTGGAAACTCTTGAGGCAACTCTGCAGGAGGTGGATAGTATCCCTGCCTATCTGCCCAACTGTCTGCTGCTGAAGGACACGGTGGACCAGGCTAAAGACTGGCTTCAGGAAGCAGACACCCTGCAG ctgGGAGGCCGTATCCCTGTACTGGATACCCTGACTGACCTGGTGTCCCGGGCCAAGGCCATCCCTGTCTGGCTGGACCCTCTGGCTCGACTGGAGGCCCTGGTCTCTGACGTGCAGGCCTGGAAGGAGAGCGCCGCCAAAACCTTTCTAATGAAGAATTCCCCTTACTCCCTGCTGGAG GTGCTGTGCCCCCAGTGTGAGGGTGGGACGGGGTCTCAGAAGTCAAAGTCTAAAAGGGCAAAGGATGCAGCCCAGTGCAGCAAGAGAAATGAAACTTTGCTGGACTGCCTGAGTGACGTGGAGAGGGCCCTTTTAGAGAGCAAGGACTCCGCCTCTGCT ATGGCCACTCTAGCCGAGGTGCGTCAGAAGGAGATGGAGAGTCTGCTGGCTCTCAGGGCCTCCAATGAGTCCAAGCTCCTCCCAGCGGGCGACTGCGGGGCGTTGAGGGTGTGCGTGTGCCACAAGGCCCCGTTGGGAGCCATGCTGCAGTGCGAGCTCTGCAGTGACACCTTTCACCGCAGCTGTGTCTCAGGCTCCAACCAGGACCCCCGGCCCAACCAGGCCTGGCTGTGCCCCCATTGCCGGCGCTCGGAAAAGCCACCTCTGGACCGGGTGCTTCCCCTGCTGGCCTCCCTGCAGCGCATCAGGGTGCGGCTGCCTGAAGGCGATGCCCTACGCTTCCTCATTGAGAGGACGGTCCGCTGGCAGCACCGCGTGCAGCAGGCCTCCGCAGAGGGGGTGCTGGGGGAGGGGGTGGCTGTGATGACATCACATCAGCGCTGGGGCTCATCCAGTCCCACCTGGGTTCCATCTCAGGAAACATACAGCGCATCATTTTACACGGATCACCAGTGCATTCCTCTGCAAG GACTGAGCCCTGAGCTGGAGGAGCTGATGGTGGAGGGCTTCCTGCTGCAGGTGACTCTGCCTGAGACCCAGCAGCTGTACATGTCCCTCCTCAGCAGACTGGCCTCCCATAACCACACAGACAGCCCCTCCCCCCAGCACAGCACAGAGCAGGACCAACACAAGCACAACTCTCAAGGAGGGAGCCCCCCTCATAACCAG AACGGAGTAGCCTGTCTCAAGAAGGAGGCTATGAATGGCAAGCGGACCAAGCGGCACATGGAGAAGGAGGGTTCCGAGCGCAAGGACAAAGCCAAGAAGCCCCGCAAGAAGAAGCCCAAGATGGAGAGGAGCCAGGGGGCCAAGGGGACCTGTTCACCCACCACCACTCACTCTGACCTCTCCCTGTCGGACTCTGATGAAGACTTCACCCTGTGCGCTGCACCGTGGTGCCGAGAGCCAGAGGGGAAACAG gTGAATTGGGTCCAGTGTGACGGCAGCTGCCAGCAGTGGTTCCACCAGATCTGTGTGGGAGTGTCTGCAAAGCAGGCAGAGAAAGAGGACTACATCTGTATCAGCTGCACACAGCCAGACCACACCAGGGAGTGA
- the LOC121577810 gene encoding lysine-specific demethylase 5B-B-like isoform X1, with translation MTQSRPNEFIAPPECPVFEPTWEEFADPFAYINKIRPIAEKTGICKVRPPKEWQPPFACDVDRLHFTPRIQRLNELEAQTRVKLNFLDQIAKFWELQGCTLKIPHVERKNLDLYQLNKLVNDDRGFDAVCRERRWSKIALKMGFAPGKAIGSHLRSHYERILYPYNLFQTGANLLKPTLTNDTKDMDYIPHDLPQRQSVQPLETCSIARRAKRMRAEGGCMKFETEDDCENRPNLRRRMGSYVAKPEPQPVEVKLEPTEHEEPITSDKESVLAKKNDPAVSKVDQYMCLVCGSGSEEDRLLLCDGCDDSYHTFCLIPPLHDVPKGDWRCPKCLAQECGKPQVAFGFEQAGRDYSLRTFGDMADSFKSDYFNMPVHMVPTELVEKEFWRLVSTIEEDVTVEYGADIASKEFGSGFPIRGGRFQVSPEDENYLSSGWNLNNMPVIDSSVLTHVTADICGMKLPWLYVGMCFSSFCWHIEDHWSYSINYLHWGEPKTWYGAPGYAAEKLEGVMRKLAPELFESQPDLLHQLVTIMNPNTLMNHGVPIYRTNQCAGEFVITFPRAYHSGFNQGFNFAEAVNFCTMDWMPMGRMCVDHYRQLNRYCVFSHDEMVCKMTSKADTMDVALASAVQRDMTVMLQEEDKLRDKVRKMGVQQSQQVEYDLLPDEERQCSKCRTTCYLSALTCPCNPGQLVCLHHAQDLCSCPPNNLTLNYRFTMAELYPMMEAVTLRAESYTGWVSHVSNILEAKQDRKSSLEVLRSLVEEAEVKQFPKSDLLRQLCTVSLDAEKCAVVAQQLLNGKRQTRYRSGGGKSQSQNLLTVEELRLFVRQLHNLPCSIRQAPLLMDLLTRVDDFQQRSERLLCDGAPSPAELQTLLDVSLGLDVELPQLVPLRERLEQARWLEVVQGASSQPHSLCLDTMRRLIDQGVGLAPHALVEKAMARLQELLTMSEHWEERALGLMEARPCHCVETLEATLQEVDSIPAYLPNCLLLKDTVDQAKDWLQEADTLQLGGRIPVLDTLTDLVSRAKAIPVWLDPLARLEALVSDVQAWKESAAKTFLMKNSPYSLLEVLCPQCEGGTGSQKSKSKRAKDAAQCSKRNETLLDCLSDVERALLESKDSASAMATLAEVRQKEMESLLALRASNESKLLPAGDCGALRVCVCHKAPLGAMLQCELCSDTFHRSCVSGSNQDPRPNQAWLCPHCRRSEKPPLDRVLPLLASLQRIRVRLPEGDALRFLIERTVRWQHRVQQASAEGVLGEGVAVMTSHQRWGSSSPTWVPSQETYSASFYTDHQCIPLQGLSPELEELMVEGFLLQVTLPETQQLYMSLLSRLASHNHTDSPSPQHSTEQDQHKHNSQGGSPPHNQNGVACLKKEAMNGKRTKRHMEKEGSERKDKAKKPRKKKPKMERSQGAKGTCSPTTTHSDLSLSDSDEDFTLCAAPWCREPEGKQVNWVQCDGSCQQWFHQICVGVSAKQAEKEDYICISCTQPDHTRE, from the exons GCTCAAACCAGAGTCAAGCTCAACTTCCTGGATCAAATCGCAAAGTTCTGGGAGCTACAAGGGTGCACCCTGAAAATCCCTCATGTGGAAAGAAAGAATCTGGACCTGTACCAACTCAACAAG TTGGTGAACGATGACCGGGGTTTTGACGCGGTTTGCAGAGAGAGACGCTGGTCTAAGATAGCCCTAAAGATGGGCTTTGCTCCAGGCAAGGCCATAGGCTCTCATCTGCGCTCTCACTATGAGAGGATCCTCTACCCCTACAACCTGTTCCAGACTGGAGCCAACCTTCTG AAGCCTACTCTGACTAATGACACCAAGGACATGGACTACATCCCCCATGACCTGCCCCAGCGCCAGTCTGTCCAGCCCCTGGAGACCTGCAGCATTGCTCGCAGAGCCAAGCGCATGAGAGCTGAG ggAGGCTGTATGAAGTTTGAGACCGAAGATGACTGTGAGAACCGTCCCAACCTGAGGAGGAGGATGGGTTCCTacgtggccaagccagagccacAGCCTG TGGAAGTGAAACTGGAACCCACTGAGCACGAGGAGCCAATAACAAGTGACAAAGAAAGTGTGCTTGCTAAGAAAAACGACCCTGCAGTGAGTAAA GTGGATCAGTACATGTGTCTGGTGTGTGGCAGCGGGAGTGAAGAGGACCGCCTGCTGCTGTGTGATGGCTGTGACGACAGCTACCACACCTTCTGTCTGATCCCGCCCCTCCACGATGTCCCCAAAGGAGACTGGAGATGTCCCAAGTGCCTGGCTCAG GAGTGTGGCAAACCCCAGGTAGCCTTTGGCTTCGAGCAGGCTGGCAGGGACTACTCCCTACGCACTTTTGGGGACATGGCCGACTCCTTCAAGTCAGACTATTTCAACATGCCGGTTCAT ATGGTTCCCACAGAGCTGGTGGAAAAGGAGTTCTGGCGGCTGGTTAGCACCATCGAGGAGGACGTCACTGTGGAGTATGGAGCAGACATCGCCTCCAAGGAGTTTGGGAGCGGCTTCCCCATCAGGGGCGGACGATTCCAAGTCTCCCCTGAGGATGAG AATTACCTGAGCAGCGGCTGGAACCTGAACAACATGCCCGTGATAGACTCCTCGGTGCTGACTCACGTTACGGCCGACATCTGTGGGATGAAGTTACCATGGCTCTACGTGGGCATGTGCTTCTCCTCCTTCTGCTGGCACATTGAGGACCACTGGAGCTACTCCATCAACTACCTGCACTG GGGAGAGCCCAAGACGTGGTACGGCGCTCCGGGGTACGCTGCGGAGAAGCTGGAGGGGGTGATGAGGAAACTGGCCCCCGAGCTGTTTGAGTCTCAACCTGACCTCCTGCACCAGCTGGTCACCATCATGAACCCCAACACACTGATGAACCATGGTGTCCCC ATCTATCGCACCAATCAGTGTGCTGGTGAGTTTGTCATCACCTTCCCTAGAGCCTACCACAGCGGATTTAACCAGGGCTTCAACTTCGCTGAGGCTGTCAACTTCTGCACCATGGACTGG ATGCCCATGGGCCGCATGTGTGTGGACCACTACAGACAGCTGAATAGGTACTGTGTCTTCTCCCATGACGAGATGGTCTGCAAGATGACGTCCAAGGCGGACACCATGGACGTGGCCCTGGCCTCGGCCGTGCAGAGGGACATGACCGTTATGCTCCAGGAGGAGGACAAGCTGAGGGACAAAGTCCGCAAGATG GGCGTGCAGCAGTCCCAGCAGGTGGAGTACGACCTGCTGCCAGACGAGGAACGCCAGTGTTCCAAGTGCAGGACCACCTGCTACCTGTCTGCCCTCACCTGTCCCTGTAACCCCGGCCAGCTGGTGTGTCTGCACCATGCCCAAGACCTCTGCTCCTGCCCCCCCAACAACCTCACACTCAA CTACAGGTTTACCATGGCTGAGCTCTACCCCATGATGGAAGCAGTCACTCTGCGTGCCGAGTCCTACACAGGCTGGGTCTCCCATGTCAGTAACATACTGGAGGCCAAACAAGACAGGAAAAGCA GCTTGGAGGTACTGCGCTCCCTGGTGGAGGAGGCGGAGGTGAAGCAGTTCCCTAAGAGTGACCTCCTGCGGCAGCTCTGCACTGTTTCCCTGGATGCTGAGAAGTGTGCCGTGGTGGCCCAGCAGCTGCTCAATGGGAAAAGGCAGACCAG GTATCGTTCAGGTGGAGGGAAGTCCCAGAGCCAGAACCTGCTGACGGTGGAGGAGCTCAGGTTGTTTGTCAGGCAGCTGCACAACCTGCCCTGCAGCATCCGCCAGGCCCCCTTACTCATG GACCTGCTTACCCGCGTGGATGACTTCCAGCAGCGCAGCGAGCGGCTCCTCTGTGACGGGGCCCCCAGCCCAGCGGAGCTGCAGACCCTGCTGGACGTGAGCCTCGGTCTGGATGTGGAGCTGCCCCAGCTGGTCCCGCTCAGGGAGAGGCTGGAGCAGGCGCGCTGGCTGGAGGTGGTTCAGGGGGCCAGCAGCCAGCCCCACAGCCTCTGTCTGGACACCATGCGGAGGCTGATAGACCAGGGGGTGGGTCTGGCCCCGCACGCCTTGGTAGAGAAAGCCATGGCGCGCCTGCAGGAGCTGCTCACCATGTCTGAGCACTGGGAGGAGCGGGCGCTCGGCCTCATGGAGGCCAG GCCCTGTCACTGTGTGGAAACTCTTGAGGCAACTCTGCAGGAGGTGGATAGTATCCCTGCCTATCTGCCCAACTGTCTGCTGCTGAAGGACACGGTGGACCAGGCTAAAGACTGGCTTCAGGAAGCAGACACCCTGCAG ctgGGAGGCCGTATCCCTGTACTGGATACCCTGACTGACCTGGTGTCCCGGGCCAAGGCCATCCCTGTCTGGCTGGACCCTCTGGCTCGACTGGAGGCCCTGGTCTCTGACGTGCAGGCCTGGAAGGAGAGCGCCGCCAAAACCTTTCTAATGAAGAATTCCCCTTACTCCCTGCTGGAG GTGCTGTGCCCCCAGTGTGAGGGTGGGACGGGGTCTCAGAAGTCAAAGTCTAAAAGGGCAAAGGATGCAGCCCAGTGCAGCAAGAGAAATGAAACTTTGCTGGACTGCCTGAGTGACGTGGAGAGGGCCCTTTTAGAGAGCAAGGACTCCGCCTCTGCT ATGGCCACTCTAGCCGAGGTGCGTCAGAAGGAGATGGAGAGTCTGCTGGCTCTCAGGGCCTCCAATGAGTCCAAGCTCCTCCCAGCGGGCGACTGCGGGGCGTTGAGGGTGTGCGTGTGCCACAAGGCCCCGTTGGGAGCCATGCTGCAGTGCGAGCTCTGCAGTGACACCTTTCACCGCAGCTGTGTCTCAGGCTCCAACCAGGACCCCCGGCCCAACCAGGCCTGGCTGTGCCCCCATTGCCGGCGCTCGGAAAAGCCACCTCTGGACCGGGTGCTTCCCCTGCTGGCCTCCCTGCAGCGCATCAGGGTGCGGCTGCCTGAAGGCGATGCCCTACGCTTCCTCATTGAGAGGACGGTCCGCTGGCAGCACCGCGTGCAGCAGGCCTCCGCAGAGGGGGTGCTGGGGGAGGGGGTGGCTGTGATGACATCACATCAGCGCTGGGGCTCATCCAGTCCCACCTGGGTTCCATCTCAGGAAACATACAGCGCATCATTTTACACGGATCACCAGTGCATTCCTCTGCAAG GACTGAGCCCTGAGCTGGAGGAGCTGATGGTGGAGGGCTTCCTGCTGCAGGTGACTCTGCCTGAGACCCAGCAGCTGTACATGTCCCTCCTCAGCAGACTGGCCTCCCATAACCACACAGACAGCCCCTCCCCCCAGCACAGCACAGAGCAGGACCAACACAAGCACAACTCTCAAGGAGGGAGCCCCCCTCATAACCAG AACGGAGTAGCCTGTCTCAAGAAGGAGGCTATGAATGGCAAGCGGACCAAGCGGCACATGGAGAAGGAGGGTTCCGAGCGCAAGGACAAAGCCAAGAAGCCCCGCAAGAAGAAGCCCAAGATGGAGAGGAGCCAGGGGGCCAAGGGGACCTGTTCACCCACCACCACTCACTCTGACCTCTCCCTGTCGGACTCTGATGAAGACTTCACCCTGTGCGCTGCACCGTGGTGCCGAGAGCCAGAGGGGAAACAG gTGAATTGGGTCCAGTGTGACGGCAGCTGCCAGCAGTGGTTCCACCAGATCTGTGTGGGAGTGTCTGCAAAGCAGGCAGAGAAAGAGGACTACATCTGTATCAGCTGCACACAGCCAGACCACACCAGGGAGTGA